The Paenibacillus macerans genome includes a window with the following:
- a CDS encoding serine hydrolase — protein sequence MNMWRTFRAKAAVALGIVMITGAIGGGGSAGLHNTASAAEEGPHDPEEVGRFFDEFFADPEISKNMAGAVVMVVKGDQVLAQKGYGNADTAKKLPVDPERTVFRIASVSKVITATAVMQLADQGKIDLDGDITPYLGGVRIPNKTNAPLTMKSLLTNSTGFDYGDTSELTSPDLKREVSLKSFIKANVPTVVREPGKYYRYDNLGFTLQGYAVEQVAGQPFEEYVREHIFEPLGMTSSGFRFTPKINDQLAVPYDVTGKPIPQYATVPTVLPAGGMFSTGSDMAKFMIAHLNGGKLGDAKILDAASTAEMHRPQLAIHAKLPNMAYGFEYSNRQIYNGRYVVEKGGDMDGYHSGMWLLPEENVGVYVNVNKDFDFRIPLFEAFMDHYYPEKTAAGEQPVTTGQQSLKQFEGVYSDLRNRMWTTRIRAAGGLLIATDPLGEHRLRAIEPLLFEDENGVKAGFKLNDDNTVRAFYYDQKSDSWSQKMPEPRQYPDIGPDHPYAAYISHLRQLDIIGRESGEAAFRPEEPITRGEFIGWFIRWTGIAPSRQNPVFADIAGSPYAQEIQAAYEFGIIKGTGGGKFHPSKPITREEAASLVWNMAAAYLHAAPMEAKLSGTTSPWALEGVRYVVAKGLYGPEIAGSPGSGLDYRSREPMLRQEAVALLSKFADNLY from the coding sequence ATGAACATGTGGCGGACGTTCCGCGCCAAAGCGGCCGTTGCCTTAGGGATCGTAATGATCACGGGCGCTATCGGCGGCGGAGGGAGTGCCGGATTGCACAATACCGCTTCCGCGGCGGAGGAGGGACCACACGATCCCGAAGAAGTGGGGCGGTTTTTCGATGAATTTTTCGCGGATCCTGAAATTTCCAAAAATATGGCCGGGGCTGTGGTCATGGTTGTGAAGGGCGATCAAGTCCTGGCCCAAAAAGGGTACGGAAACGCGGATACGGCGAAGAAGCTGCCCGTGGATCCGGAGCGCACCGTATTTCGGATCGCTTCGGTTTCGAAAGTGATTACCGCTACGGCGGTGATGCAGCTGGCGGATCAAGGGAAAATCGACTTGGACGGGGATATAACGCCCTATTTGGGCGGCGTCCGCATCCCCAATAAAACGAACGCGCCGCTGACGATGAAAAGCTTATTAACGAACAGCACCGGATTCGACTACGGGGACACCTCCGAACTAACGTCGCCGGATTTGAAGCGGGAGGTTTCTTTAAAGTCTTTCATTAAAGCTAATGTTCCCACTGTCGTTCGAGAGCCCGGCAAATACTACCGCTATGACAACCTTGGTTTTACGCTGCAGGGATATGCCGTTGAGCAGGTTGCGGGCCAGCCTTTTGAAGAATACGTCCGGGAGCATATTTTTGAACCGCTTGGGATGACAAGCAGCGGCTTTCGGTTTACGCCGAAAATCAATGACCAACTGGCTGTACCCTACGATGTGACAGGCAAGCCAATTCCGCAATATGCCACCGTTCCGACCGTGCTTCCCGCCGGCGGCATGTTTTCGACCGGCTCCGATATGGCGAAATTTATGATCGCGCATCTGAACGGCGGCAAGCTAGGTGACGCTAAGATTTTAGATGCGGCGTCTACGGCGGAAATGCACCGTCCGCAGCTTGCCATCCACGCGAAGCTGCCGAACATGGCGTACGGGTTCGAATATTCCAACCGCCAAATCTATAACGGGCGTTATGTGGTGGAAAAAGGCGGAGATATGGACGGATACCATAGCGGAATGTGGCTGCTGCCGGAGGAAAACGTCGGCGTATACGTCAACGTGAATAAGGATTTTGACTTCCGGATTCCGTTGTTCGAGGCCTTTATGGATCATTATTATCCGGAGAAAACCGCTGCCGGGGAGCAGCCGGTCACCACCGGTCAGCAGTCCTTGAAGCAATTCGAAGGCGTCTACAGCGACCTGCGGAACCGGATGTGGACGACCCGCATTCGCGCCGCAGGCGGCCTGCTGATCGCAACCGATCCGCTGGGCGAACACCGGCTTCGCGCGATCGAGCCGCTGCTGTTTGAAGACGAAAACGGCGTAAAAGCCGGGTTTAAGCTGAATGACGACAACACGGTGCGGGCTTTTTATTACGATCAAAAATCGGACAGCTGGTCGCAAAAAATGCCCGAGCCCCGGCAGTATCCGGATATTGGCCCTGACCACCCTTATGCCGCATATATCAGCCACCTGCGCCAGCTTGATATCATTGGCCGGGAAAGCGGGGAGGCGGCATTCCGGCCCGAAGAGCCGATTACCAGAGGCGAGTTCATCGGCTGGTTCATCCGCTGGACGGGGATTGCTCCGTCAAGGCAAAATCCGGTATTCGCTGATATCGCCGGCAGTCCGTATGCCCAAGAAATTCAAGCCGCTTATGAATTCGGCATCATCAAGGGGACGGGCGGGGGCAAGTTCCATCCGTCCAAACCGATCACCCGGGAGGAAGCGGCCAGCCTGGTTTGGAATATGGCTGCCGCTTACCTGCATGCGGCTCCGATGGAAGCGAAGCTAAGCGGGACAACCAGCCCGTGGGCGCTTGAAGGAGTTCGTTACGTTGTGGCGAAAGGATTATATGGGCCGGAAATCGCCGGCTCGCCGGGCAGCGGTCTCGACTACCGGTCGCGGGAGCCGATGCTCCGGCAAGAAGCGGTTGCGCTGTTGTCGAAGTTCGCGGATAACTTATACTAG
- a CDS encoding response regulator transcription factor — protein sequence MKAILIIDDEKEIRELLGIYLRNYGYGTFEAENGQGALELFQKEKIDLVLADVMMPEMDGIELLRKMRQHSHVPFLFISAKSDDMDKINGLQLGADDYIGKPFNPLEVVSRVQALFRRAESYQTPEQREREFIEIGDVALDLLSCKLYKQGEYKETTSYEFKILALLTRNAGRVYTKAHIYEQVWGEEYMGDENLVMVYISKIRDKIEDNPRKPVHLVTIRGLGYRFEKA from the coding sequence ATAAAAGCGATTTTGATCATCGACGACGAAAAAGAAATCCGCGAGCTCCTGGGGATTTACCTGAGAAATTACGGTTACGGCACTTTTGAAGCCGAAAACGGACAGGGAGCGCTTGAGCTTTTTCAAAAAGAGAAGATCGATCTGGTCCTGGCCGACGTGATGATGCCGGAAATGGACGGGATTGAGTTGCTCCGGAAAATGCGGCAGCACTCCCATGTCCCTTTTCTGTTTATTTCCGCCAAATCCGACGATATGGACAAAATTAACGGGCTCCAGCTCGGAGCGGATGATTATATCGGCAAGCCGTTTAATCCGCTGGAAGTGGTCAGCCGGGTTCAGGCTTTGTTCCGCCGCGCGGAATCGTACCAGACGCCGGAACAGCGGGAGCGGGAGTTTATCGAGATCGGCGACGTCGCCCTGGATCTGCTGAGCTGCAAGCTGTACAAGCAAGGAGAGTACAAAGAGACGACTTCTTATGAATTTAAAATTTTGGCGCTGCTGACGAGAAACGCGGGACGGGTTTATACGAAAGCGCATATTTACGAGCAGGTATGGGGCGAGGAATATATGGGGGATGAAAATTTGGTGATGGTCTATATCAGCAAAATCCGCGACAAAATCGAAGACAATCCCCGAAAACCCGTTCATCTCGTGACGATTAGGGGGCTTGGCTACCGGTTTGAAAAAGCATAA
- a CDS encoding HAMP domain-containing sensor histidine kinase gives MKKHNRHGGKRPLKRLFLLNYTAITGLVLTAIILALLNMDFLMNRFFDKTPDFKQISAADLYEADGTLNGTLLDRYSGWLELLDEEGNVIATEGQKQDDITAYSGDRLFAEIDMYRNDRYITYHPYSVEGPNGERYVLLWKTPELNDKMLLAVGIFAASLLVFLMGALFFYTRYSVRQLKKPLQQIAQGIGEMERFRYEKRLHFEAEQEFAEIRDAFNDMAERLQQASAAKATAEKNKQNLLLHLSHDLKTPITSILGYSQLLLDNPPADENERRKYVQYILDKSSYMSKLILDLFELAKLDDEHLKLNLQKVNLTKWYQQKIAEFYPEIEHHGFRLRAEIPETPLHVMMDLVHMDRVAANLIGNALKYNPPGTELYASCEEQDGKAILWLGDSGLGFPERERERLFEEFVRGSSSGKEGTGLGLAICRKIIERHQGAMELVSDADYPTLFRIHLPSASVQSP, from the coding sequence TTGAAAAAGCATAACCGACATGGAGGCAAGCGGCCGCTCAAACGTTTGTTTCTGTTGAATTACACCGCGATTACCGGCCTTGTGCTCACGGCGATCATCTTGGCTTTGCTCAATATGGATTTCCTGATGAACCGTTTTTTCGACAAAACTCCGGATTTCAAGCAGATCAGCGCGGCTGATTTGTACGAAGCGGACGGGACTTTAAATGGAACCTTGCTCGACCGGTACAGCGGCTGGCTGGAGCTTTTGGATGAAGAGGGGAATGTCATTGCCACGGAAGGGCAGAAACAGGACGATATCACTGCCTACAGCGGGGACCGGCTTTTTGCCGAAATCGATATGTACCGTAATGATCGGTATATTACCTATCATCCTTATTCGGTGGAAGGACCCAATGGCGAGCGGTACGTCCTATTATGGAAAACCCCGGAACTAAACGATAAGATGCTTCTTGCCGTCGGTATTTTTGCGGCTTCCCTGCTCGTGTTCCTGATGGGGGCTCTGTTCTTCTACACTCGGTATTCCGTTCGCCAGTTGAAGAAGCCGCTCCAGCAAATCGCCCAAGGCATCGGGGAGATGGAACGGTTCCGCTACGAGAAGCGGCTCCATTTTGAGGCCGAACAGGAATTTGCGGAAATTCGCGATGCCTTCAACGACATGGCCGAACGACTGCAGCAGGCGTCCGCAGCCAAAGCAACGGCCGAAAAGAACAAGCAAAATCTGCTGCTGCACCTGTCGCACGATCTAAAAACGCCGATTACGTCGATATTGGGTTACTCCCAGCTGCTGCTGGACAACCCGCCGGCGGACGAAAATGAGCGGCGGAAATATGTCCAATACATTCTCGATAAATCCTCTTATATGAGCAAACTGATCCTGGATTTGTTTGAGCTGGCGAAATTGGATGACGAGCACCTCAAGCTTAATTTGCAAAAAGTGAATCTGACCAAATGGTACCAGCAAAAAATCGCGGAATTTTATCCCGAAATCGAGCATCACGGCTTCCGCTTGCGGGCGGAAATTCCGGAAACGCCGCTGCATGTCATGATGGACCTGGTGCATATGGACCGTGTAGCCGCCAATCTGATCGGAAATGCGCTGAAGTATAATCCGCCGGGGACCGAACTTTATGCGTCATGCGAGGAACAGGACGGGAAAGCCATTCTATGGCTGGGGGATAGCGGCTTAGGTTTTCCGGAGCGGGAAAGGGAGCGGCTGTTTGAGGAATTTGTCCGCGGCTCTTCTTCCGGCAAGGAAGGTACGGGACTGGGGCTGGCGATATGCCGAAAAATCATCGAGCGTCACCAAGGCGCCATGGAGCTTGTGAGCGATGCCGATTATCCGACATTGTTCCGGATTCATTTGCCAAGCGCAAGCGTTCAATCTCCATAA
- a CDS encoding cell wall-binding repeat-containing protein produces the protein MKKSVKLGAAVLAAVFVLSACTNTGGKEAAGEAKVEGSAAQTANESKAGATAVAAPWIASKNTTRINTDDPVNAAVAVSRSLWMATGEDNRPGSVILTSADPWQNAAVSADLIHHPSNGPILFVNKDGVPEATANELKRLQPSGVASNQGVQAILVGDLGQGVEDQVKELGFKTDKIAADNPAALAKAIDAYYAKAAGDNPSSVIIGSMDSQEYTMPAINWIAHMPEPLLYVKQDEIPQETKEALQTRGGKANIYILGPESVISAKVESELKSFGNTVRISGDDPYANAIAFAKYKDEQTGFGWGITTPGHNFSFVNAASPSLAIAAAPFSHLGKHAPLLWTDREGMPESVMSYVMSVQPTYDQTPTEGPYNHSWLTGSAATISEKAQGEIDSMLEITAKSGAGHGSMHGTSH, from the coding sequence ATGAAGAAATCTGTCAAGCTTGGCGCGGCGGTTTTGGCCGCGGTGTTTGTGTTGTCGGCATGTACCAATACGGGCGGCAAGGAGGCGGCGGGGGAGGCGAAGGTTGAAGGCTCCGCCGCTCAAACCGCGAATGAATCCAAAGCGGGTGCGACCGCGGTGGCTGCCCCCTGGATCGCCTCCAAAAATACGACCCGGATCAACACCGATGATCCCGTGAATGCGGCGGTGGCGGTTTCCCGTTCGCTATGGATGGCGACCGGCGAGGATAACCGGCCCGGAAGCGTCATTCTCACCTCTGCGGACCCTTGGCAAAATGCCGCGGTCAGCGCCGATTTGATCCATCATCCCAGCAATGGCCCGATTTTGTTTGTGAACAAAGACGGCGTTCCCGAAGCCACGGCAAATGAACTAAAAAGACTCCAGCCCAGCGGTGTGGCATCCAACCAGGGCGTTCAGGCGATTTTGGTGGGGGATCTCGGACAAGGCGTTGAAGATCAGGTGAAGGAGCTGGGCTTCAAAACGGACAAAATCGCCGCCGACAATCCCGCAGCTTTGGCCAAAGCGATCGATGCCTATTACGCAAAAGCAGCCGGGGACAATCCTTCCTCCGTGATCATCGGTTCCATGGACAGCCAGGAGTACACCATGCCGGCTATCAACTGGATCGCGCATATGCCCGAACCCCTTCTGTACGTCAAGCAGGACGAAATCCCTCAGGAAACTAAAGAGGCTTTGCAAACACGGGGAGGCAAGGCGAATATTTACATATTGGGTCCCGAATCCGTGATTTCGGCCAAGGTTGAAAGTGAACTAAAGTCATTCGGCAATACGGTGCGCATCTCCGGAGATGATCCCTATGCCAATGCGATCGCTTTTGCCAAATATAAAGATGAGCAAACCGGGTTCGGGTGGGGAATTACCACGCCGGGCCACAACTTTTCTTTTGTGAACGCCGCTTCGCCGTCATTGGCTATTGCGGCCGCCCCTTTCTCGCACTTGGGAAAACACGCTCCATTACTGTGGACCGATCGGGAAGGGATGCCTGAATCGGTGATGTCCTACGTGATGTCGGTTCAGCCTACGTATGATCAGACTCCGACGGAAGGCCCCTACAATCATTCCTGGCTGACGGGATCGGCGGCAACGATTAGCGAGAAGGCGCAGGGTGAAATCGATTCGATGCTGGAAATCACGGCCAAGTCGGGAGCAGGGCATGGAAGCATGCACGGAACGAGCCACTGA
- a CDS encoding DUF2933 domain-containing protein, whose translation MDWSWLLVLVCPLMMIFMMFGMKGHGHVHGRGDHAHHSANEQAIRAELDELKAQNEQIKQALQKLSR comes from the coding sequence ATGGATTGGTCTTGGTTGCTGGTGCTGGTTTGTCCGCTGATGATGATTTTTATGATGTTTGGCATGAAGGGACATGGGCATGTTCATGGGCGAGGGGATCATGCGCATCATTCGGCAAACGAGCAAGCGATTCGGGCGGAACTGGACGAGCTTAAAGCGCAAAACGAACAAATAAAGCAAGCGCTCCAAAAACTGTCCCGGTAA
- a CDS encoding response regulator transcription factor translates to MSKLQVLVVDDEWNMRNLLRIYLTREGFEVKEAANGYEALDMAEKHRFDVILLDIMLPDMDGWQVCKKIRENDNVAILMLTARSETKDKVHGLGIGADDYLTKPFEQEELLARVYALIRRAAMTETAIKPEPVLEFGHLRILPEGREVYIHDTLVEFTLKEFDLLLTLAKNGQRAFGREQLVNLIWGSEYEGEVRVVDTHIKNIRDKTQKAGLGFNPVQTVWGVGYKWNGAGSSQ, encoded by the coding sequence GTGTCAAAGCTACAGGTGCTGGTTGTGGACGATGAATGGAATATGCGCAATTTGCTGCGTATCTATTTAACGCGGGAAGGATTTGAGGTGAAAGAGGCGGCAAATGGCTACGAAGCCTTGGACATGGCGGAAAAACATCGGTTTGACGTCATTTTGCTGGACATCATGCTGCCCGATATGGACGGGTGGCAAGTTTGCAAAAAGATCCGGGAAAATGACAACGTAGCCATTCTTATGCTCACCGCACGTTCCGAAACCAAGGATAAGGTGCATGGGCTTGGCATCGGCGCGGACGACTATTTGACCAAGCCGTTCGAACAGGAGGAATTGCTCGCCCGGGTGTACGCCTTAATCCGCCGTGCGGCGATGACGGAAACCGCCATCAAACCGGAGCCCGTATTGGAGTTTGGCCATCTTCGAATCCTCCCTGAAGGCAGGGAGGTTTATATCCATGACACCCTGGTGGAGTTCACTCTCAAAGAGTTCGATTTGTTGCTGACGCTTGCTAAAAACGGGCAACGCGCGTTCGGCCGCGAGCAATTGGTGAACTTGATTTGGGGAAGCGAATACGAGGGGGAAGTCCGGGTCGTTGACACGCATATTAAAAATATCCGGGATAAGACCCAAAAAGCGGGACTCGGGTTTAATCCGGTTCAAACCGTTTGGGGAGTAGGTTATAAATGGAACGGGGCGGGCAGTTCCCAATGA
- a CDS encoding sensor histidine kinase: protein MSGNKIGFKLGLVILGAFVVVIVSLGLSIDRMFTNFYSAEMRTEVNELTTHFTAMSEPPDMLSEETMLKFADFSNVSVLYINEQGNVLANSGPYDMTDRTFIKPRDVELLFAGRTVESEYADPNGARYFIAAKPIFDAAGKNITAAVYVLSSTKHMDESLSAVRGVLVLAGVGALLLALGIAWIIARILSRPLVQMQVATRNIAAGELEARLAIRRNDEIGMLADSINHLAVELQRYRDTRQEFFANISHELRTPITYLEGYAKVLKNRLYDTVEERDRYLEIIHEEAFRLQRLVNDLFELAKMEEGKIALSLEWIDLAEIADNAVRKVQLKAEDKGLRLQTIIKDAIPLVYGDGLRTEQIVLNILENAVRYTEKGGITVELDQTPAYVCLAVQDTGIGIPADELPLIFERFYRVEKSRSRQHGGTGLGLPIAKKLAELQEGELLVSSKVGQGTRCELRFASGQREEPA, encoded by the coding sequence ATGAGCGGAAATAAAATAGGCTTCAAGCTCGGCCTTGTCATTCTCGGGGCGTTTGTCGTGGTGATTGTGTCACTGGGGCTCTCCATTGACCGGATGTTTACGAATTTCTATAGTGCGGAAATGAGAACGGAGGTCAACGAACTAACGACCCATTTCACCGCGATGAGCGAACCGCCGGATATGCTGTCCGAAGAAACGATGCTGAAATTCGCCGATTTTTCCAATGTCAGCGTCCTCTATATTAACGAGCAAGGAAACGTGCTGGCAAATTCCGGGCCTTACGATATGACGGACCGTACATTTATTAAGCCAAGGGACGTTGAACTGCTGTTCGCCGGGCGGACGGTCGAGTCGGAATATGCCGATCCGAATGGAGCCCGGTATTTTATCGCGGCCAAACCGATATTTGATGCAGCCGGGAAAAATATTACGGCGGCCGTCTACGTCTTGTCTTCGACCAAACATATGGATGAATCGCTCTCAGCGGTAAGGGGCGTTCTGGTTCTGGCGGGAGTGGGGGCACTTCTGCTTGCCTTGGGAATTGCTTGGATCATCGCGCGGATTTTGTCCAGGCCGCTAGTGCAAATGCAGGTTGCGACCCGCAACATTGCGGCCGGCGAACTGGAAGCCAGATTAGCGATTCGGCGGAACGATGAAATCGGGATGTTGGCGGATTCCATCAATCATCTGGCCGTGGAGCTTCAGCGGTACCGGGATACGCGGCAGGAATTTTTTGCGAATATATCCCACGAGCTGCGGACTCCGATCACCTACTTGGAAGGATACGCGAAAGTCCTGAAAAACCGGCTCTACGATACGGTGGAGGAAAGGGACCGGTATTTGGAGATTATCCACGAAGAGGCGTTTCGATTACAGCGCTTGGTTAATGATTTGTTTGAGCTGGCCAAAATGGAAGAAGGAAAAATCGCGTTGTCCCTGGAATGGATCGATTTGGCGGAAATTGCCGATAATGCCGTACGCAAAGTGCAGCTGAAAGCGGAGGATAAGGGGCTGCGGCTGCAGACGATAATCAAGGATGCCATTCCTTTGGTTTACGGGGACGGCTTGAGGACGGAACAGATCGTGCTTAATATCCTGGAAAACGCGGTGCGTTATACGGAAAAGGGCGGCATCACCGTTGAGCTGGATCAAACCCCGGCATATGTATGTTTGGCCGTCCAGGATACCGGCATCGGAATTCCCGCAGACGAGCTCCCGCTGATTTTCGAGCGGTTCTATCGCGTGGAGAAATCGCGCTCGCGGCAGCATGGGGGCACGGGGCTTGGGCTGCCGATCGCCAAAAAACTGGCGGAGCTGCAGGAAGGGGAACTTTTGGTCAGCAGCAAGGTTGGCCAAGGAACGAGATGCGAGCTTCGCTTTGCATCCGGGCAGCGGGAGGAACCGGCATGA